The genomic segment TTCCTGCCATGTGGGTACGGGCGGCTCTGGTGGCCCAGGCGTTGGCCCATCCCATGCGGCTGGCGCTGTTGGAAGCCATCGGCGACCAGGGCGCTTATGTGATGGACCTGGTGCAGGCGCTGGCCCGGCCCCAGCCCCATATTTCCCGGCAACTGGCCGTGTTGCGCGAGGCCGGGCTGGTG from the Anaerolineae bacterium genome contains:
- a CDS encoding winged helix-turn-helix transcriptional regulator; this encodes MPSQPFPAMWVRAALVAQALAHPMRLALLEAIGDQGAYVMDLVQALARPQPHISRQLAVLREAGLVTTERRGTYIHYRLAEGVPELLAALGGVAEALPPQVGSGPEGPEAGPPRRW